In Salvelinus namaycush isolate Seneca chromosome 17, SaNama_1.0, whole genome shotgun sequence, one genomic interval encodes:
- the LOC120062157 gene encoding repetitive proline-rich cell wall protein 2-like yields the protein MECGPQGNLLTPGLIEQKTNAVSPAPVNQPTRLTAPVNQPTRLTAAVNQPTRLTAPVNQPTRLTAPVNQPTRLTAPVNQPTLPTAPVNQPTLPTAPVNQPTHLTVPVNQPPLLTAHVNQPTLPTAPVNQPTLPTAPVNQPTLLTVPVNQPTRLTAHVNQPPLLPAHVNQPTLPTAPVNQPTHLTVPVNQPPFLTAHVNQPTLPTAHVNQPTLLTAPVNQPTRLTAHVNQPPLLPAHVNQPTLPTAPVNQPTRLTAHVNQPPLLTVHVNQPTLPTAPINQPTLPTAPVNQPTRLTAPVNQPTCLTAPVNQQTLPTAPVNQPTLPTAPVNQPTCLTAPVNQPPLLTAHVNQPTRLTAPVNQPTLLTAHVNQPTLLTAHINQDSSQRPSTNPHSSQRPSTNPHASQRPSTNPHASQRPSTNPHASQRTSTNPHSSQRTSTNPHSSQRTSTNPHSLQRPSTNPHSLQRTSTNPHSSQRPSNNPDS from the coding sequence CGCCTGTCAACCAACCCACACGCCTCACAGCGCCCGTCAACCAACCCACACGCCTCACAGCGGCCGTCAACCAACCCACACGCCTCACAGCGCCCGTCAACCAACCCACACGCCTCACAGCGCCCGTCAACCAACCCACACGCCTCACAGCGCCCGTCAACCAACCCACACTCCCCACAGCGCCCGTCAACCAACCCACACTCCCCACAGCGCCCGTCAACCAACCCACACACCTCACAGTGCCCGTCAACCAACCCCCACTCCTTACAGCGCACGTCAACCAACCCACACTCCCCACAGCGCCCGTCAACCAACCCACACTCCCCACAGCGCCCGTCAACCAACCCACACTCCTCACAGTGCCCGTCAACCAACCCACACGCCTCACAGCGCACGTCAACCAACCCCCACTCCTTCCAGCGCACGTCAACCAACCCACACTCCCCACAGCGCCCGTCAACCAACCCACACACCTCACAGTGCCCGTCAACCAACCCCCATTCCTTACAGCGCACGTCAACCAACCCACACTCCCCACAGCGCACGTCAACCAACCCACACTCCTCACAGCGCCCGTCAACCAACCCACACGCCTCACAGCGCACGTCAACCAACCCCCACTCCTTCCAGCGCACGTCAACCAACCCACACTCCCCACAGCGCCCGTCAACCAACCCACACGCCTCACAGCGCACGTCAACCAACCCCCACTCCTTACAGTGCACGTCAACCAACCCACACTCCCCACAGCACCCATCAACCAACCCACACTCCCCACAGCGCCCGTCAACCAACCCACACGCCTCACAGCGCCCGTCAACCAACCCACATGCCTCACAGCGCCCGTCAACCAACAGACACTCCCCACAGCGCCCGTCAACCAACCCACACTCCCCACAGCACCCGTCAACCAACCCACATGCCTCACAGCGCCCGTCAACCAACCCCCACTCCTTACAGCGCACGTAAACCAACCCACACGCCTCACAGCGCCCGTCAACCAACCCACACTCCTTACAGCGCACGTCAACCAACCCACACTCCTCACAGCGCACATCAACCAAGACTCCTCACAGCGCCCGTCAACCAACCCACACTCCTCACAGCGCCCTTCAACCAACCCACATGCCTCACAGCGCCCGTCAACCAACCCACACGCCTCACAGCGCCCGTCAACCAACCCACACGCTTCACAGCGCACGTCAACCAACCCACACTCCTCACAGCGCACGTCAACCAACCCCCACTCCTCACAGCGCACGTCAACCAACCCCCACTCCTTACAGCGCCCGTCAACCAACCCCCACTCCTTACAGCGCACGTCAACCAACCCCCACTCCTCACAGCGCCCTTCAAACAACCCAGACTCCTGA